A DNA window from Stutzerimonas stutzeri contains the following coding sequences:
- a CDS encoding LysR family transcriptional regulator — translation MDIDLARTFLEIIRSGSFIATAERLHITQTAVTARIQNLESQLSCKLFVRNRAGARLTTDGERFAAYARQLVQTWEAARRDLPLPQGYGEMLTLGAEVSLCNPLMLAWVQRLRQTLPGHALRSEVASDAELQHKLELGTLDAALVHQPEYRPGLQVEQLLEEKLIQVAHKSLPAPYLYIDWGPAFRKQHDQALPEHTRAALTFSLGPLALQYLLQCGGRGYFRTRVVQRYLDEGLLERVEHAPEFSYPVYLMHARASESPALLKAVEMLREVARDEYDWSRWYYPL, via the coding sequence ATGGACATCGATCTCGCCCGCACCTTTCTCGAGATCATCCGCAGCGGCAGCTTCATCGCCACTGCCGAGCGACTGCATATCACCCAGACCGCTGTCACCGCGCGCATTCAGAACCTGGAAAGCCAGCTGAGCTGCAAGCTCTTCGTGCGCAATCGAGCGGGTGCTCGTCTGACTACCGACGGCGAGCGCTTTGCGGCCTATGCACGGCAACTGGTGCAGACCTGGGAGGCCGCGCGGCGAGATCTGCCGCTGCCGCAGGGATACGGAGAAATGCTCACGCTGGGGGCCGAAGTGAGTCTGTGCAACCCACTGATGCTGGCCTGGGTGCAACGCCTGCGTCAGACGCTGCCCGGCCACGCCTTGCGCAGCGAGGTTGCCAGCGACGCCGAACTGCAGCACAAACTCGAGCTTGGCACGCTGGACGCGGCACTGGTGCATCAGCCGGAGTACCGACCGGGCCTGCAGGTGGAACAGCTACTGGAAGAGAAGCTGATTCAAGTGGCGCACAAAAGCCTGCCAGCGCCTTATCTGTACATCGACTGGGGACCGGCGTTTCGCAAGCAGCATGACCAGGCGCTGCCCGAACACACCCGCGCCGCACTCACCTTCAGCCTCGGGCCGCTGGCCCTGCAATATCTGCTGCAATGCGGCGGGCGTGGGTATTTCCGTACGCGGGTGGTGCAGCGCTATCTCGACGAAGGCCTGCTCGAGCGGGTCGAACATGCCCCGGAATTCAGCTATCCGGTGTACCTGATGCATGCGCGGGCCAGCGAATCGCCGGCGCTGCTCAAGGCGGTGGAAATGCTGCGCGAAGTGGCACGCGACGAATACGATTGGTCACGCTGGTATTACCCGCTCTGA
- a CDS encoding GspH/FimT family pseudopilin, producing the protein MTYRKRQQATSARQAAFTLIEVMVTLAILAVLAAIAVPGYDSIVLNSRLRTYTTDFSASAQLARSEAMKRNSPVTLCSSSNGATCDASAGWEQGWVIRSGSTVIRRFPAANPGYLLSSTVRELTFLPSGFGSTPASLTICRASPLGSQERALTLSVTGRITLTRTQTGNCS; encoded by the coding sequence ATGACATACCGTAAACGCCAACAAGCCACGAGTGCCCGCCAGGCCGCATTCACCCTCATAGAAGTGATGGTGACGCTGGCGATACTGGCCGTGCTCGCGGCCATTGCCGTGCCGGGCTACGACAGCATCGTGCTCAACAGTCGGCTGCGTACCTACACCACGGACTTTTCGGCCAGCGCTCAGCTCGCCCGCAGCGAGGCCATGAAGCGCAATAGCCCGGTGACGCTATGCAGCTCCAGCAACGGTGCGACGTGCGACGCCAGCGCCGGGTGGGAACAGGGCTGGGTGATACGCTCCGGCAGTACGGTGATCCGGCGCTTCCCAGCAGCCAACCCTGGCTATCTGCTCTCTTCCACGGTACGCGAGCTGACCTTCCTGCCAAGCGGCTTCGGCTCCACGCCCGCATCGCTGACCATCTGCCGCGCCTCCCCGCTCGGCAGCCAGGAGCGCGCGCTTACCCTCTCGGTGACCGGTCGCATCACGCTCACGCGTACCCAGACCGGTAACTGCTCGTGA